In Prochlorococcus marinus XMU1406, the genomic stretch GGAGTTGATACTCTTGTGGGATTGGAATCAGAGAAGGTTCTTGTAGTTGGGGCTGGAAGAATGAGTAGGCTTTTAATAACTCATTTAAAATCAAAAGGTTGTCATAAACTTATTCTTGTCAATAGAAATATTGATAGAGCATTAAATCTTACCGTAGATTTCCCCGACATAGAAATTGTTTGTAAAGGGTTAAACGAACTAGATGAAAATATATCAATATCTTCTCTTGTTTTTACAAGTACAGCGTCAGAAGAACCGATAATTGATCTGGCTAGAATTGAAAAATTAAATTTAAGTAATAAACTTAAATTTATTGATATTGGTGTACCTAGAAATATATCTAATGATGTTAAGCAACATGAATTTGTTAAATCATTTGATGTGGATGACTTGCAAGAGGTTGTCTCAAGAAATCAGGAATTTAGACAGAAAATCGCTAAAGAAGCAGAATGTTTAGTAGAAGAAGAAAGAATCATTTTTCTAGAATGGTGGGCAAGTTTAGAGGCGGTTCCAGTAATAAATAAACTTAGATCAGATTTGGAGTTAATTAGAAAAGAGGAATTGCAAAAAGCGCTTAGTCGGATGGGACCAGATTTTTCTGCAAGAGAAAGAAAAGTTGTTGAAGCTCTGACTAAAGGAATCATCAATAAAATACTTCATACTCCTGTTACTAAGTTGAGAAGCCCTCAATCAAGAGAGGAAAGACAAGCTTCTTTAAAAATCGTTGAAAAATTGTTTTCTTTGGTGGATGATGATAAAAATAGCTAAATATTCTTCACTTATATTAAGTTTTTCTAGTGATTTATTGAAATACCTTCGTAAACTGACCATTCCTGTTTCTAAATTTGCCCACAATCAGTTACTTTAAATAGTTGTATCTCTAAGTCCATTAGATTGAATGAAGCGTGTTTTGGCCATCATCCTCGGCGGAGGAAAAGGTTCTAGACTTTACCCTTTAACAAAAATGAGGGCGAAGCCTGCTGTCCCATTGGCAGGTAAGTATCGTTTAATAGATATCCCAATAAGTAATTGTATTAATTCAGGCATAGAGAAAATGTACGTTTTGACTCAGTTCAATAGTGCATCTCTAAATAGACATATAGGAAGAACATATAATTTAAATGGACCTTTCGGCCAAGGTTTTGTGGAGGTTTTAGCCGCTCAACAGACGCCTGATAGTCCAAAGTGGTTTGAGGGTACTGCTGATGCTGTAAGAAAGTATCAATGGTTATTTCAAGAATGGGATGTTGATGAATACTTAATATTGTCAGGCGATCAATTGTACAGAATGGACTACAGTTTATTTGTCCAACATCATAGAGATAATGGAGCTGACTTAACTGTCGCAGCTTTGCCTGTTGATGAAGTTCAGGCAGAAGGTTTTGGCTTAATGAGAACTGATGATTTAGGAAATATAAAAGAATTCAGCGAAAAGCCTACTGGAGAGAAGTTGAAGGCAATGGCAGTAGATACTTCAAAATTTGGCTTAAGTAAGGAGTCTGCTTCAGAAAAGCCTTACCTAGCCTCAATGGGTATTTACGTTTTTAGTAGAAATACTCTTTTTGATCTTTTAAATAAATTTCCTAGTTATACCGATTTTGGTAAGGACATAATTCCTCAAGCACTTAATAGGGGGGATACTCTTAAAAGTTATGTATTCGATGATTATTGGGAAGATATCGGAACCATTGGTGCATTCTTTGAGTCAAATTTGGCATTAACTGAGCAACCAAAACCTCCATTTAGTTTTTATGATGAAAAATTTCCAATTTATACAAGACCAAGATTTCTCCCGCCTTCTAAACTTGTAGATGCTCAAATTACTGATTCAATTGTTTGTGAAGGTACAATCTTGAAGTCATGCAGTATTTTGCATTGTGTTTTAGGTGTAAGAAGCAGGATTGAAAGTGATTCGGTTCTTGAGGACACTCTAGTTATGGGTGCCGATTTCTTTGAATCGCCTGAAGAGAGGACTGAATTAAGAAAAGGGGGCGGAACTCCTCTTGGAGTAGGAGAAGGAACAACTGTAAAAAGAGCAATTCTTGATAAGAATACAAGGATTGGTGATAATGTTGTGATCATTAATAAAGATCGAGTAGAAGAGGCAGATAAGCCAGAATTAGGCTTTTACATAAGAAATGGAATTGTTGTAGTAGTTAAAAATGCAACTATTGCAAACGGAACTGTTATTTAAATCTTTTCGATCATTTTTCGCTGACATAAGTATTTTTTTTGAGCAATTTTATTGAGTTGTAGTCACACTATATTTATTGAGTTTTTTAATTTTTTATGTCCAAGGCACATTTTGGTTTAGTTGGTCTTGGTGTTATGGGCGAAAATTTAGTTCTTAACGCAGAGAGAAATGGATTTTCAAGTGTAGTTTTTAATAGAACTTATTCAAAAACTGAAGAATTTTTAAAAGGTCGAGGCTTTGGAAAGAATATTGAGGGAGCTGAAACTCTTCAAGAATTTGTTAATAAGCTTGAGAGACCTAGAAGAATTTTAATGATGGTAAAAGCTGGACCAGCAACAGACGCTGTTATAGATAATATCTCTGGATACCTTGAGGAAGGGGATTTATTAATCGATGGCGGCAATTCTCAATTTAAAGATACAGAAAGAAGGGTAAATACTCTTGAAAGTAAAAGCTTTGGATACATTGGAATGGGAGTCTCAGGAGGCGCTAAAGGAGCTCTTGAAGGACCGAGTATGATGCCAGGTGGTACTAAGGCTTCATATGATGCAATAGAAAGCTTGTTAACAAAAATGGCTGCCAAAGTTGAAGACGGACCATGTGTCGCATACGTTGGACCAGGAGGCTCTGGCCATTTTGTAAAAACTGTTCATAATGGAATCGAATATGGAATTGAACAAATACTGGCAGAAGCTTATGACCTTATGAAGAGAGTCAAAGGTATGAATGGTCAGCAGATGTCAGAGGTATTTGGTATTTGGAATAATACTGATGAATTAGCTTCTTATCTAGTTGAGATAACAGAGATTTGCCTAAATACAAAAGATGAGATATCAGGAGATGATGTTGTGGAGAAAATATTAGATAAAGCTGGCCAGAAAGGTACTGGGTTATGGACTGTTGTAAGTGCTTTAGAACTTGGGGTATCAGTCCCAACTATTTATGCATCTTTGAATGCAAGAGTAATGAGTTCTTTAAAAGAGCAACGTAGTGAGATTGAAAAAACTATTCCAACTAAAGAGATAGAAGATTTTGATTTAGGAAATATATCTGATGGAATGAAACCTTTATTTGATGCTGTAGTCCTTGCCACAATTGCTAGCTATGCCCAAGGTATGGATATTTTAAGAGAAGCATCTTCAGTATATAACTATGGTTTGAATATGCCGTCAATTGCTCAAATATGGAAAGGCGGTTGCATAATTAGATCAAAATTATTAAGTAAAATTCAAGACGCTTACAATAAAGATCCCAACTTAAAAAATTTAATTTTTGATGATTGGTTTAATAATGAAATCGCAACAAGATTAGATAACTTAGCCAAAGTAGTTTCGTTATCCACTAAAGCTGGGATC encodes the following:
- the gndA gene encoding NADP-dependent phosphogluconate dehydrogenase — protein: MSKAHFGLVGLGVMGENLVLNAERNGFSSVVFNRTYSKTEEFLKGRGFGKNIEGAETLQEFVNKLERPRRILMMVKAGPATDAVIDNISGYLEEGDLLIDGGNSQFKDTERRVNTLESKSFGYIGMGVSGGAKGALEGPSMMPGGTKASYDAIESLLTKMAAKVEDGPCVAYVGPGGSGHFVKTVHNGIEYGIEQILAEAYDLMKRVKGMNGQQMSEVFGIWNNTDELASYLVEITEICLNTKDEISGDDVVEKILDKAGQKGTGLWTVVSALELGVSVPTIYASLNARVMSSLKEQRSEIEKTIPTKEIEDFDLGNISDGMKPLFDAVVLATIASYAQGMDILREASSVYNYGLNMPSIAQIWKGGCIIRSKLLSKIQDAYNKDPNLKNLIFDDWFNNEIATRLDNLAKVVSLSTKAGIPVPCLSSTLDYLNSYRTNRLPQNLVQAMRDCFGSHTYERIDKEGSFHTEWMK
- a CDS encoding glutamyl-tRNA reductase, whose translation is MHIVVVGLSHRTAPVEVREKLSIPDQSITESLEALKAFSDVLEVSILSTCNRLEIYALVKDKNTGISSIKEFISGYSGIIFEDLNPHLFCFRQEDAVLHLMKVSAGLDSLVLGEGQILSQVKKMMRLGQENQSIGPILNRLLTQSVSTGKKVRSETNLGTGAVSISSAAVELAQLKIGQEKGVDTLVGLESEKVLVVGAGRMSRLLITHLKSKGCHKLILVNRNIDRALNLTVDFPDIEIVCKGLNELDENISISSLVFTSTASEEPIIDLARIEKLNLSNKLKFIDIGVPRNISNDVKQHEFVKSFDVDDLQEVVSRNQEFRQKIAKEAECLVEEERIIFLEWWASLEAVPVINKLRSDLELIRKEELQKALSRMGPDFSARERKVVEALTKGIINKILHTPVTKLRSPQSREERQASLKIVEKLFSLVDDDKNS
- a CDS encoding glucose-1-phosphate adenylyltransferase produces the protein MKRVLAIILGGGKGSRLYPLTKMRAKPAVPLAGKYRLIDIPISNCINSGIEKMYVLTQFNSASLNRHIGRTYNLNGPFGQGFVEVLAAQQTPDSPKWFEGTADAVRKYQWLFQEWDVDEYLILSGDQLYRMDYSLFVQHHRDNGADLTVAALPVDEVQAEGFGLMRTDDLGNIKEFSEKPTGEKLKAMAVDTSKFGLSKESASEKPYLASMGIYVFSRNTLFDLLNKFPSYTDFGKDIIPQALNRGDTLKSYVFDDYWEDIGTIGAFFESNLALTEQPKPPFSFYDEKFPIYTRPRFLPPSKLVDAQITDSIVCEGTILKSCSILHCVLGVRSRIESDSVLEDTLVMGADFFESPEERTELRKGGGTPLGVGEGTTVKRAILDKNTRIGDNVVIINKDRVEEADKPELGFYIRNGIVVVVKNATIANGTVI